The Zerene cesonia ecotype Mississippi chromosome 9, Zerene_cesonia_1.1, whole genome shotgun sequence DNA window AATTTCAGGTCACTGTCTAGGATTTTTGTGCATCATTGATGACAACACAACTTTCTATCTCGCTTTAGCACTACAGCGACGACGCAACGGCACGAGTCGGCCGGTCTTCGATTTTCATAAAAGCAGTCTCGGTGTAACTTCGCGTTTGGCTCTCGGACAGATCGCACGTACCCACGCGCGACATTCGAATTTCAATTgacattgttttttatctgtgtttGTGATTCCATCAACTGTGATAATCAAACATGTGTGAGAAGCGTACCAGAAAGTTTAAAAAAGGTTTGtgcatttaatatgtatttgtaatggataagCTTTAACTTATTACGGGAATACTGGGCGGCGTTAATGCGCATGTTTCACTGACCTACgacaaacaatgaaaatattatgcatttatcAAGTTACGCCGTCTACAAAATtgcattaacataaattagtGAGTTTAGGCTATTTAATGCTCTTCTTTGATTCAAGTTTCATTGATTACTttacgaataaataaacattagcCAATATATGTCAATGAAGTCAATTTGAATATGATTTGACTCGGTAGGCagtataactttattttgattttatagttttaaggtaattaattttaatatacgtcgatattcaacaattaaaaaaagtttcattatTTAGACTTTTACCTCAAAACATTAGCGGAAccttatatcaaaatataaaatgttatttttacactaCATACCATATATAAAACCATCTTTAATAACTGCCTTTCATCCatttaaaaagtacaaaaaattgctcttcttatattttcagaaattatatattcttcttaaattttcagaagcagattaattataaatatattatgtcatatcCATCTATGGTCTAAACTCTATAGCATCTGTGTTCTATAGGTACTAACTTAAACTTTTGTAGCGAAATCGCAATCAAAACTTTTTCACAACCAAAATCATTCAAAGCAttatttgcttgtttgtttacgTTAggagttacaaacatatttcaaatctGACCAAACTTCTCTAAGAACATCGTGtgtttcattcattcaaattgttttttcgTGGCCATTCagaaaattagaataaaaaatagttaagtCTGATAAGtccctacttatattaaaaatgcgatgGTAACTCTAtctttctatttatatctttttcacgcctaaaccactcaaCTCAAAattttggtgaaatttggtacaaagatagctTGAGACCTAAGAAAGGACATAGAATAGTTTTGCCAACTATGCGGGAAACACCTCGGACTtttcctttaatattttttactaatcgGGCGAAACCGCGTGCGGAAAGgtagtacataatatagccattttgaaaatcttttgattgtgtttaaaatatatccaatGTATGAAAGATTTACAGTTTCGATATAAAATGCGAGTGTACTTACGGACTAGATTTCTTTGTTCTCTTTCAGGACATGTGATACAATATCCTAACAAAGgcaatagaaaaacaaaaaaatcgcTCCACTGCTAGTATACAAACTTGTCaaacttgctcttatacagagcaGAAGCTGGTGATCTTCATCAGGATATTAAGATCAACTCATGAAATTGTTGTATTACATGGAGCACATGGTAAACATGATGATCCTTGTTACATgtacaaattttgaatgaCTATTTTCCGTTTTGAGTGGATCAAAATCGTGTTAATAGGAGTCAGTTTCatgcaaacatacaagtgaagctaatataagCGTTTTCACAAAGGTgtcgtattaaaataatgttttctaaAGTACCTAGATATTAATGTTGCTAACGGTTGATTGGATGAAAACATCATCAAACAGCTAGGAAACAATGGAAATTATGCAGCGGCACCTCTTGTGTTTGCACTATAATACCTTCTTAGTGTCATAACTCTGTATTCCGAAACAAatcatgtaaatttttatcaggTAGGTGTAACATTGTACATTTATAGAACAAGATAATCCCACACGCGTTTCTCGCATTCAGTGCATTCACCGTTTGTGGTTAGCGTATAGTGCAGGTAAACCAGCATATACATTGTTTTACATGTGTAATATTTCAGATTAGCTTCCCGCCCGCAGTTTCGTCCGCGTAGTTTAATTCCCAATATTGAGATGTTTAGCCGCGGTAAAAGTAGCCCATGTTATTATTCAGCCTTCTAACTACCTCCAGACACAAAATTCGCTACGTTGctatttgaaagaaatacaaataaacaaacacacactcgcatttatatatttgtttaagtcAGAATTTTGCGACAATTTTGTTgctttagaaaataaacttgTACCTATTCatgtaacaaaacaaaattaaagtaagtatacatatttacatactatgtataaatataccaagtatatgtataacagtatataaatttagaaaacttacactaagtttattatatatatacagatagaCATGGGAAAAAACCTTAAACAAATTCAAGTATTCTAAATTCCTTATGTCTACTGTTCAAATACCATAATTCATCATTTAtaaaggatttttatttttcaaacatattCCTATTTTCCATATTGTTTTAGATTTAAGatgctttatataatagatattatacgCGTCTAGTGACTCTATCCGTGCATATGTATTGTGAGTTTACCTTTTAATGTATtcggttttattttgtaaacattttttaggACGGGATACAGCGATTGTTCATGCTAATTTGGTGTGTCGGTTTAAAATTTAGTTCTAATGTGCCGATTAATACTGTAtgcttataattttcttattactttttacagataaatttatacgttataaaactatcaaatataacaaacactaTACTAggattataacattaatattaattaacttcaATTCTTCgtttgcttttatataaatgcagGTTTTTTGAGTTTGCATAATTATGATTTCAATACaagattacattatataaagtaaaagcTCATTGTCATTTAcagatttttaacaaaactttgcaaagttaaaaaaaagaattgtatAAGTGTGATATCatctaaaaatgtatattgtacattttttaggTTTAGTCAGACAATTATCTATAGGGTCGCAATTTACAAAAGtatccatttttttatatcgatttACACGTGTTTATTGAAAACACGTGACACAAAAACTGTGACGAGGTCAGTATTGTTTCGTGACATAAAGACGGCAGATACTAAAAACgcacataaatataaactctTTAGTCAGCAGTcttagatttaaaattaaatgcccTGTCACAACGTTAGAATAAGccgttattataatttaaaaatcaaatgtaGGCAGGACGAATGTTTGCAGGCCTTAGGTTAGACTAAAGctaagctttttattattattactaaaattttaaaagtagttAGTTATCAAACTAAAATTAAGGTTTTCTACGCTAACATcagtgtataatttatttaattctaatgtCATTAATGTGTTATAGACCGTACGTGATCTAGCAATCTTTCGATAAAATGATACATAGTAAAAATAGTACTTACCTATATGTTTTGTCGATAAGCCGGTTCTCATGAGaacaaatttcaatacaatgtTGAATGCAAGTTTGTTAGGTATTATAGTGCAACTACGATTTATAATGATGTATCTCACACAATGAACGAGATTGGAGAGTATTTTTACagcaatatatttctatttctttcaCAATCGTTCGCAGGGTCCAATCAGAAGAGTCTGTTTGTTAGTCCTTTTTTAATGCGTTTTTCCAGAAATCAAAGAGGATATAATATTCATGTGAAGAAAGGGTTTCATGAAAACGTGTTCAAAATCTTTTATAggtacaaacattttattacaggCTTTTGATAAGTGTACTGTATACTGTATTGGTACTGTATAATTAGAACGCAACTGTACAGCCATATAATACGggatcataaaaaaaaataaaatagttcagGACTAAGTGTATAAGTGGCATTATAAAAGAACTTTATATAAGCGTAATGCGTTAGCGTATGTTAAAAAACGTGACTACTACTCGTGTATATTGTTCaagaattatttcaaaattttcccATAAATAGTTATGACAAGTTAtgcaatatattaaagaatggTTAAGGATTAAGTAGGCACTTGAACTAGCTCAAAACATTTCtacgaaatattttagataacaACATTTATTCAACGTTATGGCTTTTATGAATTCTTTCCAACATACATACGACTTACGATCTTGATACGAATTAATCACAAAACCAAATTAATTATCAGCGATGAATGAGATATCCacttattattgatatataatatatcaaccAAGGGGGAAAGGTAAAATATGTAGAATATCTTTTTGAAATTCCAATACATCAATCATTCAAGGAtatttttttcgatttattaatgttttgataaatacGTAGCTCTTTGTTTGTACCCCAGTCTCCACTCAACTCAAATTcgtaaagttatttttgtactcGTGAACTAAAAAAACAACCTTATTTCACGCATCAATGTAAATTTTCACGGATTTAAtcacaatgaaatttataattcttcTTGACTCCttcttataatatgtattttattcatttcaggTTCCAACATAACCCGTCTGCGAGAAGCTCGGCGTCTGCAACGACTCCAATGGCTTGCCACTCCAATCATACACGAGGAGGTATCCCCGCCGATTGTCACTCAGTCGACACCAGAGAAGGTCGCTCAGAACCGTCTAATCTTAGACCTTGCATGGAAGACTCTCGCTTTGATGCACAAGAATCGTCTCATTCAAGAGAAAATTGTCGCTCTGCAGAGAGAAACATCCGAATTTGTATCCGCTATCATGAGCAACCCTGAAAATAAGAAACGGTACTTAGAATATGTACGTCTGTACAACGCGGGACAGCTGCCTGACCTGAAGAAGGAGCTTGAGGCCAAAACCCGCGTGAAAACAAAACCGGAGTAAATCCTACATCCATTTAATGACGTGATTGGCGAATGggtgattttcttttatttgcatgtgatattatttttccttCCTAATGGATCGCACTGTTTTAAGTATTGTTtgaatgattaatttataattattacttatttagaaataatgaaGGTAACATGTTACAATCTCtgaaactgtttatttattgtagtaCTTATTAACACATACTTACCAAATACTAAGTATGTAAAATGTACTtgtagaatatattttgtagttttcTCATAACCagcaataatgtttaaatgcaGTGTCTTATTCAAAGAAGTTGTGGCTACTTTAAGAATCTTTCttgttatgaattataatgaGGTTGTAATGTAAGAGGCTGTTAGTGTTTATATATCTTCGTACccttaattatacaattattaaacttatttcttGAATGTTCTtagctattatataattagatggataaatttataaaattttatcaacatctaaataattgtaactattcagttttattcttttagttcaaaattataatattatgatagaaAAGATGTTGAtgcgaaaaattatattgtccTAATTATATAGTCAGAAATTGTAACAGGTTGATGTAATTTAGAGTGGTACGAAGTAAAACTCTTGAAATACTCTtaggttataaataaagaggGAAAATGCTTATGTAGAATGCCCTCTTTAaaagtattgttatttgtttttatatgaaattagttattacttcttatatgtatattaattatctaaatttggaaatcgtaaaaaaattgtacagcAAATATTtccctattttttttaatctaaataaatatgtactgataataaaaaaaaaatataacctcTTCAAAGTTCTGGAATCATGAATTATTTGCTCTTTACGTTGTTAATGGTGgactattaaattttgatagcCGCTTGAATAGACAAGAAAGTTCTCCTggtataaattgcatttaatagtatttactTAGTTCGAAAAGCACAGATCTACCAAATACTGTGTTCATTTTATTGCTTCTATGTaggtagttttataaattatcacaaagtttaattttaagtataaaagtTGTCATAAAGACACGTTTAGCGCGAAGCGTCATTATTTAAGTACAAATGCtacttcaattttttttcgaaGTGAAGCTCGATCTAGAGTCAAATGTTTTTCCTTGAATTGTAAAGACTGCAAAATTTCCTTTAACGTATAaagtacttatataatttttgaatttgatcaTCCCatgaaaagtattataaattatgaatgtaaatattaaagcaCAACGCTTGATATTTAAAGGAATACAGACCGTTTTTGTAGATATTCAAAAGGTTTAAAATTGGCTACCTTCTGCGTATGTAAACGACTCAACAAATAATGTTCGTTacttgtgtattttaatacgccaagaaaattattttaaaacctatGTAGTGTCTAATTAAACTGGTTCTTTATCTTAGAACGTCTCTCAATATGCATGGCTGCGAAAAGCCTGAAAGAATAATTTGTAATGATTGActtatttgcattatttatcTGTGTGCGTGTGTACTACACCTAAGGCACCAATGTACTATACCCACTTCAAAGATCTGTTTACGCTTATAATGGTAACGCGTTATACATGTATTACCTGTGTCTTTGCTTATAGCTTAcgagaaatttttgaataaactaGTCttgaatgataataatttgtttcttttttgtttatttctatactGAACCAGTAAAGGCTTCAGACTTTAATCAATCTGAATAATGGAGATTTCAATACTAAATGAGTAAGGTATCTTTACACatgcacatttttttaacatttcacagtgttatttataataagcaaTAGGCATCccaataaaaacaacttctatatatgtacatacaaaaaagAGTAAAGAATCCTGTGCATTGAATATTAtcttgaaaaaataatgattgaaGGGGATTAAGAAACAGTTAAGTAATCCAAAAACATTGTGTCTGCTTGTTTGTACGCTCTAATCAATGGTACTACTGGATGGATTTGaatgaaagtttttatgttGTATAGGTATTGAGTCTGGTCAACACATAaggtgtaatttattttataaaatggacCACCTGATGCAGAACCGTAACAGACCACATAACTGtaagacataaaaattatgataaaacttTTCTAGTTAgagtataaatttgaaaatgccTGGTAGGATCTCCAATAACCAAGGTACACCTTATCTTGTAGGTATAGGTATGACTTCTTTGCATACATTGTTCAGTCTGATGGGAATTTTCTGTTGTCTTATAATGATCAATCAAGATCTGGAACATCATCATGTTGAAATCAAAGCAATCATTAATTTAGCtctatgattataaaataacgtaatGTCACAATACAGTGAAAGCGGTAACAGTTTATgactaatttttaaagatgatGGTAGttacaacatttaaattttgactaCACTGATAAATCTCCACACTCTCTCTTCGTAACACAAAAGCCTACCCAGTAAAGCAACGCGTCTTATCGTCAACGCTTTCCCACTTTATTGGAACTGTAATCCTTATTGGGTGTGGTGCCACTGAGACTTTGTTCATACCATGCATACCACCCATCACCAACACCAACAAATaacagattaaattttaatctgttATTTGAGGGTGTCAAGTGTCAACTCAACTGTCGGAGTCATTAGACATTTCAGATTTGACGTATCTACTTGACAGATTTTTATACCGGTGActttgtttacattaaaattttgtatttaatagtaattcaAACAAAGGACAACAgcacaatatatacataaatttttaaaacaatgaaagcGCTTATTCAACGTGTAATTAATGCAAATGTGACAGGTAAATACTTTTGAGGTTATAACCAGTTACACAAAGTtcccaaaaataataatttttagatcGTTGCATATTTGAAACGATATGCAGAATATTGGATTTTGTTAGAGTTGTCTACTTGATACTTTCTTTTAACGCTTTTTTATGGCAGTACACATTActgattacaatttaaaaataaaatagcctAATGAAATTTTCGCATAAGATTCCATGTGATGaactcaattaaaataaaaacaaaaaatacatcgtttccttaatttttatacacattaaattaacaacaaagCGTTCTATTACAGTAAATGGAgaattaattagtaatatagGTCAAGGACTGTGTGTGTTTATCGGAATTTCTCACAATGATACACCGAAAGATATGGAGTTTATGTAAGtacctaattaaaaaactcagtttttattttatggcaTTCATTCACCtaccaaaaattataaaatgttttatttgaagctataataactatttagttTTGCATGATATTTCcttactgaaatattttacgactagttgtattgatttaataataattaaaatatatgtataatgttgCAGATTCAGTTTCAGAATTAATCCTATTTACCCgttaatacttaattatataaatttatttttctcttaaGCTGATTCTATCACATCTAAGgcaaaacattttcaaaatttagaAGATGAAGTTATTAATCGAAGATTTACTATACAGTTACTGTAAACTGATTgatttgcattaaaatttcagGGTTCGCAAATTATTATCCATTAAGTTGTTCAATGATGAAAGTGATAAAAAATGGAAGAAGAGTGTAGTTGATGCTGATTTGGAGTTACTATGTGTCAgtcaatttacattatataatacatggaAGGTGAGAATAAGTAgcaatttattactaaaagcAAAGCaagttttattctatttttagacaaataaaaaaataaattcagtcATTAAGATTCCATTAACATGAAAAGGCCTGATAAAATCgacttatattatttgaagctgattaaattattacatactagctgcgccccgcggtttcactcgcataagtctgtatcccatagAAATATCTGGGAAAAAAGccttatgttattccagttgtccagctgtctacatacctttctacataaatttcattgcaattggttcagtactttttgtgtgaaagagcaacaaacacacacacacatatcgttacaaactttcgcatttataatattagtaggatttgtttGATGTGGTTTGATGACatgaaaactaaataaaaactgaGTCCAAAATATAGTACTAAATAAAAGTATGCACCAAGCTTACATTATAgtcttttatcaaataatttttttgtaattacagGGAAATAAGCCAGATTTTCATCTTGCAATGCCAGGCGACAAGTCAAAAGAATTTTATGAGCAGTTCATCCAAATGCTTAGGAGTCAATACAAGCCTGATAAAGtaaaaggtatttttaatCAAGTCAATCAGTCTATTTAATTGTTGCCTTTTAATACACTAAATACAAATTGTAGtcagcataaataaaaaaaaaattaataaaccaaAAGATTGATTATGTGTACCTAGGTTCCAGTgtattaattgctttttataaaaatgctcAACAACATTCCTGGGGGAAGGTACCaatctaaattctaaataagaccaaatgacaaaaatTCCCAAGGATCATGTCACCAATACTAAAACAATATCATTTCCATATTATCAtcccaaaaaatattatttccatataTCATTCAAAGGTTTTCCTCACGTAATAGAGCTATTGAATACCAAAAAATAATCTGTTAAATTGTCAAGCTCCTCCATCAGTGGGATGTCAGTTGAAACCAATATTACACTAGGAGAAGGTTATTAGGATGTAACAGGAACAGAAACTCTTTTTCCATACCAGTAAAGAATCagtgtgtatttttatcacaaataaattttggcTTGTTAACTAATGAGTATTTCTCCTAtgtttaagaataaattatgttactgTTTTCATAGCAAGTTTATAGCCATGGATCAATATAAAAGGTTGAATATGAATCTATGCTAATTATGTTAGAGGAAGAGTTCGTTTGTACACACTAATCTCAGTGAATACTAAACTGATTTCAAGaattctttcactgttagATATGTATGTAATCCCTGAGTGCCTTTAGGCTATTTAACATATGAATGTAGCATTAATAAGACCAGAGCAGACCGCTAGTCcaaaataaagaatagaaagtcttttatatatattgcattatttatagTCAGGTTAACACTCTTGccaatgtttataatttcagaTGGAGTGTTTGGAGCCTATATGCAGGTTTCAATACAAAACGACGGGCCTGTTACGTTAGAATTAGAATCTCCCGTAAACagtggaaaaataaaaaataaaaatgaatctaaTGAAAACGTTCCTTTACAAGCAGAACAAACATTGGTTGCGTGAATAATGTTCGTTATGTTGCATTAGttcgtaatttaattaatgaaattgtgtaaatattaataactaagaTGTTTTATAGTTGTAAATTGTACGAATTTAATattgacttttatttttattatattgtctagTTTCAAGATTGCATACACTAAAAATGCTTCATTTTCATCTTCacgtttttatacaaataactattgtaaaacaaaatatttttcattttagattgataaaaattaactagCAATTTGTCTGTTGAACattgtaaaatgaaatctTATCAAAATTTCCGAGTGAAAGCAAAGTAACTCTTCTCTGTTTCTCCTTAACACCTAAACCTCTTCActgatttgtatgaaattctaTACAATTTGCGACTCAAGAAAGGACAtggaatactttttatcccggaaatcccatgGGAACGAAGACTATGTTGGGAAGACCCCGAGACCGACTACCTCTACCTTTACGCaggcagctagttatatatacgAGACTCACTCTGTTCATTTTCAAAGCTACACCACAGCACCATACATACCACAAAAGTAACCCACAAGTAGGtgggatatttttaatatacaagcAAACATTCTGGCACTTAacttttaatctatatatacaaaaattaatttctatttcccTTGGTCGCGCTATCACGCGTGAACGGTTGCACcggaaaattatttcaccgacagaaagctgcaattaggTACActaagtgacataggctacatatgtaccacgggtgaaaccggggctaGTACCTATTCCTATAATTACATGCGGTACTTATCAGCCAAATAAGTACGctatttgtaataaacttataacaaaTACGTTTGATATTCCAGTTAATGCGCCATATGATTTAGAGTCACAGGCCACCGGCTACAACCGCAAAACGCCGCCGGTGGAGGCGTTCCTGTTGCATGTGGTTCGTGTGCGGCGACCCTTATTCCCAAATGATTTTTGTGTACATGTGTTGTGTCTTTTCCTTGAACCCTCATTTATGttacaattcaataaataacactatttCGCTAGACAGAAATCACCTAGTGCATGTAGGTAAAGGACAATAAGaggcttataaatataatatagtaggtATGTAACTTTTATCTTACTTATCTTTTTGTCGTTATAAGCTTGGCAATTTTCgtgaaaataaaagacatttgtatttaaaaaaaaaactttattttgaaGTAATGGTTATTATCTATTAACAATTAAGTTAACGTTAGGCCAGTGCGTCAGCAATTAAGTTAGAAACTATTACATAGATGATATGCCTACCGCTAAGTCTAAACGATATTGTTATAAACGCATCAAACGTCATACTACACACAAACACTACGACTATGGTCCTCCTTGTTAACAGATAATCGACcaaaattcaaatacattttaatactaaccgagtagaaaataaactaaaaaaatgtataaacagacaaaataaatgcaatctATAAAATcctctatttaaattatgataatgaaattCAACAAACGAGATTAAAGGATAGTTACTTAAATAGTGTcgaacattaatataatttacgttattttaatattatcaattagcCTGTGTGCCGCATGATTACTATTTCTATACCgtgaaatatagatatataatcaCTGTTTCCGTTTCACGCTTCTAACAAACACTGATTTTTCCTagaattttcaattcatcACCAATCAAGGCACTAATCGTTTTGGTATAATGCTGATACATCCTCACTCCTAATTCAATCAATCCATCGATGCGTAAACATGCGCTTATATGTGTTAAGATTACAATTTTCCTTTCCTTATGATAAGAGTTGAGTTATATAGAGTTTATAAGAGTAACGGAAACAAACTTAGGCATACATCGGAATTACGTGCAATccgttaaatttataaatctatattttcaaCAAGGATTCTATATCTAACcgaatattattactattacaaaaatatctatCATCTATgtctaaattaatgaaaaaaagtgTAACTGGGACAGGCTAAGGATTTTATGAACATATACCCTTTCTGTTAAAATGGACGTAATTTTAATGTGTGcacgttatataaattaatccgATACTACTTAAATTtagtagattaaaaatataaatggttAATGATTCGATTTGAATGgaataaatgcgaatgtttgcaCGAGAATGCTTATATTAGCTTTAGATTtagtattaaaatcataaaagatTGGCGCTACAGGTACAACTGTATTACAATTATAGTAAACTAAAGGGATCTAAAATTTAATGTGCTGGGCaaaatacattgttaataaatttacaattttaaatatggtaAATTACACgataatttatgataacaaTACCTAGGTATTACGCACATAGACAATACATTCGCCTGTCAAAAAATAGCGCCAATCCAATgtgattcgaaattcaaaattcgagtacatagtttttgttttttaaacgaGACGGCGGTAAATAAGTGTTATTTGGCCGCTGCGGTGACCGGTGTTGTGATCTTGGGTAGTCTACCAGAGCCCTGACGAGTAGCCGCCGGGTGGAACGCGGTTATGAAGAATGCTGCTGTGGCCGTTTATCGATGTCACCATGTTAATTTGGCCGTTCATTGATTTATAGCCGTCACCGGTGATCGGGTTGCCttctgtaaattttaataatacattaccACAAAGGTGTTGTGAAAAGTGCAAaatgattttcaaatattgaatgcataataacaaatttatatgtcattaaaacttgaaatttattacatacatattaaatgtCAGGAAGAATAATGTAAGGcaagaaacaatataaat harbors:
- the LOC119829039 gene encoding uncharacterized protein LOC119829039; translated protein: MCEKRTRKFKKGSNITRLREARRLQRLQWLATPIIHEEVSPPIVTQSTPEKVAQNRLILDLAWKTLALMHKNRLIQEKIVALQRETSEFVSAIMSNPENKKRYLEYVRLYNAGQLPDLKKELEAKTRVKTKPE
- the LOC119828970 gene encoding D-aminoacyl-tRNA deacylase; this encodes MKALIQRVINANVTVNGELISNIGQGLCVFIGISHNDTPKDMEFMVRKLLSIKLFNDESDKKWKKSVVDADLELLCVSQFTLYNTWKGNKPDFHLAMPGDKSKEFYEQFIQMLRSQYKPDKVKDGVFGAYMQVSIQNDGPVTLELESPVNSGKIKNKNESNENVPLQAEQTLVA